In the genome of Raphanus sativus cultivar WK10039 chromosome 4, ASM80110v3, whole genome shotgun sequence, one region contains:
- the LOC108850804 gene encoding two-component response regulator ARR12 isoform X1, producing the protein MTVEQDCVALDQFPVGMRVLAVDDDQTCLRILESLLHRCQYHVTTTNQAQKALELLRENKNKFDLVISDVDMPDMDGFKLLELVGLEMDLPVIMLSAHSDPKYVMKGVTHGACDYLLKPVRIEELKNIWQHVVRSRFDKNRGSNNGDKKDGSGNEGVANSDQNNGRANRKRKDQYNEDEDEERDDNDDPSSQKKPRVVWTVELHKKFVAAVNQLGFEKAMPKKILDLMNVEKLTRENVASHLQKFRLYLKRISGNQQAIMANSDLHFLQMSNGLDGFHHRPIPAGSGQFHGGAAAAAGMRPFPPNGILGRLNTPSGIGGVRSLSSSPSSGMFLQNPTDLGKFHHVSSLPLNHIDGGNILQGLPMPLEFDQLQTNNNKSIIPGNSMAAFPSFPSTQQSSLPNNNSHLVLQGHPQASPSAFPGHQINKRLEHWSNAVSSSSSTLPPPPAQNSNSIMSHQFDDGSSSYSIPFCDSTIPLAPAMDTNPRAFYRTTDLDSNANVQPGGVYYDSLQMRQSGNYGPTTDALLSSNAKEGFIVGQQKLQSGFMGAEAGSLDDIVNSTMKQEQSQGDLSEGDLGYGGFSSLRTCL; encoded by the exons ATGACTGTTGAACAAGATTGTGTAGCCTTGGACCAGTTTCCTGTAGGAATGAGAGTTCTTGCTGTTGACGATGACCAGACTTGTCTTCGTATCCTCGAATCATTGCTTCATCGTTGCCAATACCATG TTACAACGACGAACCAGGCCCAAAAGGCTCTAGAGTTATTGAGAGAGAACAAGAACAAGTTTGATCTGGTTATTAGCGATGTTGACATGCCTGACATGGATGGTTTCAAACTGCTTGAGCTTGTTGGTCTTGAAATGGACCTACCTGTCATTA TGTTATCTGCGCATAGCGATCCAAAGTATGTGATGAAAGGAGTTACTCATGGGGCTTGTGACTATCTACTGAAACCGGTCCGTATCGAGGAGCTGAAAAACATATGGCAGCATGTGGTGAGGAGTAGATTCGATAAGAACCGTGGGAGTAATAACGGCGACAAGAAAGATGGATCGGGTAATGAAGGTGTTGCAAACTCTGATCAGAACAATGGGAGAGCAAATAGAAAACGTAAAGATCAGTACAACGAGGATGAAGACGAGGAAAGAGATGATAACGATGATCCGTCATCTCAAAAGAAGCCTCGTGTTGTTTGGACGGTTGAGCTTCACAAGAAATTTGTAGCAGCGGTTAACCAACTGGGGTTTGAGA AGGCAATGCCTAAAAAGATTCTTGATCTGATGAATGTTGAGAAGCTGACTAGAGAGAATGTGGCTAGTCATCTTCAGAAGTTTCGCCTTTACTTGAAGAGGATCAGTGGGAACCAACAAGCTATTATGGCCAACTCTGACTTACATTTCTTGCAAATGAGCAATGGACTTGACGGTTTTCACCACCGACCAATTCCCGCTGGATCCGGCCAGTTCCACGGTGGAGCCGCCGCCGCTGCGGGGATGAGACCGTTCCCTCCAAACGGGATTCTTGGCCGACTCAACACTCCTTCTGGAATCGGTGGTGTCCGTagcctttcttcttctccttcttcggGAATGTTCTTGCAAAACCCAACCGATCTTGGAAAGTTTCACCATGTCTCATCACTTCCTCTTAACCACATTGATGGAGGAAACATACTTCAAGGGTTACCAATGCCTTTAGAGTTCGACCAGCTTCAGacaaacaacaacaagagcATCATCCCCGGGAACTCAATGGCGGCTTTTCCTAGCTTCCCTTCAACACAACAAAGCTCCCTTCCTAATAACAACAGCCACTTGGTTCTACAAGGTCACCCACAAGCATCTCCTTCAGCCTTCCCTGGACACCAGATCAATAAACGTTTGGAACATTGGTCAAACGctgtatcatcatcatcctccacTCTTCCCCCTCCTCCTGCTCAAAACAGTAATAGCATCATGAGTCATCAGTTCGATGACGGCTCATCAAGCTATTCCATCCCATTCTGTGACTCTACAATTCCACTGGCTCCAGCCATGGATACAAATCCACGAGCTTTCTACAGAACCACGGACTTGGATTCAAATGCAAATGTGCAGCCTGGAGGAGTCTATTATGATTCATTGCAGATGAGACAATCAGGCAACTACGGTCCAACCACGGATGCTTTGTTGAGTAGTAACGCCAAGGAAG
- the LOC108850804 gene encoding two-component response regulator ARR12 isoform X2 gives MTVEQDCVALDQFPVGMRVLAVDDDQTCLRILESLLHRCQYHVTTTNQAQKALELLRENKNKFDLVISDVDMPDMDGFKLLELVGLEMDLPVIMLSAHSDPKYVMKGVTHGACDYLLKPVRIEELKNIWQHVVRSRFDKNRGSNNGDKKDGSGNEGVANSDQNNGRANRKRKDQYNEDEDEERDDNDDPSSQKKPRVVWTVELHKKFVAAVNQLGFEKAMPKKILDLMNVEKLTRENVASHLQKFRLYLKRISGNQQAIMANSDLHFLQMSNGLDGFHHRPIPAGSGQFHGGAAAAAGMRPFPPNGILGRLNTPSGIGGVRSLSSSPSSGMFLQNPTDLGKFHHVSSLPLNHIDGGNILQGLPMPLEFDQLQTNNNKSIIPGNSMAAFPSFPSTQQSSLPNNNSHLVLQGHPQASPSAFPGHQINKRLEHWSNAVSSSSSTLPPPPAQNSNSIMSHQFDDGSSSYSIPFCDSTIPLAPAMDTNPRAFYRTTDLDSNANVQPGGVYYDSLQMRQSGNYGPTTDALLSSNAKEGFIVGQQKLQSGFMGAEAGSLDDIVNSTMKQSQGDLSEGDLGYGGFSSLRTCL, from the exons ATGACTGTTGAACAAGATTGTGTAGCCTTGGACCAGTTTCCTGTAGGAATGAGAGTTCTTGCTGTTGACGATGACCAGACTTGTCTTCGTATCCTCGAATCATTGCTTCATCGTTGCCAATACCATG TTACAACGACGAACCAGGCCCAAAAGGCTCTAGAGTTATTGAGAGAGAACAAGAACAAGTTTGATCTGGTTATTAGCGATGTTGACATGCCTGACATGGATGGTTTCAAACTGCTTGAGCTTGTTGGTCTTGAAATGGACCTACCTGTCATTA TGTTATCTGCGCATAGCGATCCAAAGTATGTGATGAAAGGAGTTACTCATGGGGCTTGTGACTATCTACTGAAACCGGTCCGTATCGAGGAGCTGAAAAACATATGGCAGCATGTGGTGAGGAGTAGATTCGATAAGAACCGTGGGAGTAATAACGGCGACAAGAAAGATGGATCGGGTAATGAAGGTGTTGCAAACTCTGATCAGAACAATGGGAGAGCAAATAGAAAACGTAAAGATCAGTACAACGAGGATGAAGACGAGGAAAGAGATGATAACGATGATCCGTCATCTCAAAAGAAGCCTCGTGTTGTTTGGACGGTTGAGCTTCACAAGAAATTTGTAGCAGCGGTTAACCAACTGGGGTTTGAGA AGGCAATGCCTAAAAAGATTCTTGATCTGATGAATGTTGAGAAGCTGACTAGAGAGAATGTGGCTAGTCATCTTCAGAAGTTTCGCCTTTACTTGAAGAGGATCAGTGGGAACCAACAAGCTATTATGGCCAACTCTGACTTACATTTCTTGCAAATGAGCAATGGACTTGACGGTTTTCACCACCGACCAATTCCCGCTGGATCCGGCCAGTTCCACGGTGGAGCCGCCGCCGCTGCGGGGATGAGACCGTTCCCTCCAAACGGGATTCTTGGCCGACTCAACACTCCTTCTGGAATCGGTGGTGTCCGTagcctttcttcttctccttcttcggGAATGTTCTTGCAAAACCCAACCGATCTTGGAAAGTTTCACCATGTCTCATCACTTCCTCTTAACCACATTGATGGAGGAAACATACTTCAAGGGTTACCAATGCCTTTAGAGTTCGACCAGCTTCAGacaaacaacaacaagagcATCATCCCCGGGAACTCAATGGCGGCTTTTCCTAGCTTCCCTTCAACACAACAAAGCTCCCTTCCTAATAACAACAGCCACTTGGTTCTACAAGGTCACCCACAAGCATCTCCTTCAGCCTTCCCTGGACACCAGATCAATAAACGTTTGGAACATTGGTCAAACGctgtatcatcatcatcctccacTCTTCCCCCTCCTCCTGCTCAAAACAGTAATAGCATCATGAGTCATCAGTTCGATGACGGCTCATCAAGCTATTCCATCCCATTCTGTGACTCTACAATTCCACTGGCTCCAGCCATGGATACAAATCCACGAGCTTTCTACAGAACCACGGACTTGGATTCAAATGCAAATGTGCAGCCTGGAGGAGTCTATTATGATTCATTGCAGATGAGACAATCAGGCAACTACGGTCCAACCACGGATGCTTTGTTGAGTAGTAACGCCAAGGAAG